The following are encoded together in the Zingiber officinale cultivar Zhangliang chromosome 8A, Zo_v1.1, whole genome shotgun sequence genome:
- the LOC122010073 gene encoding protoporphyrinogen oxidase, chloroplastic-like isoform X1, whose protein sequence is MAAAVSIVSFSAGPPTAVDGLRVKDAPRRVRCNVASNPAVRDAGGEAAAGRVSADCVVVGGGISGLCTAQALSTKHAEAALDVLVTEAKDRVGGNITTVERDGYLWEEGPNSFQPSDPVLSMAVDSGLKEELVFGDPNAPRFVLWDGKLRPVPSKLTDMPVFDLMSIGGKLRAGFGAIGIRPSPPGHEESVEEFVRRNLGDEVFERLIEPFCSGVYAGDPAKLSMKAAFGKVWKLEQNGGSIIGGTIKAIQERNKIPKQPRDPCRNLPKPKGQTVASFRKGLATLPNAIYSRLGNKVKLSWKLTSIRKLDNQGYILMYETPEGLKSVETKSVILTIPSYVASDLLRPLSNDAAEALSKFYYPPVAAVSVSYPKEAIRKECLIDGELRGFGQLHPRSQGVETLGTIYSSSLFPNRAPPGRVLLLNYIGGATNTGIVSKAESELVEAVDRDLRKILISPNAPDPVAVGVRVWPKAIPQFLVGHLDSLEAAKTALSQEGFDGLFLGGNYVAGVALGRCIEGAYESASQVAGFLSKYAYN, encoded by the exons ATGGCCGCCGCCGTTTCCATCGTGTCCTTCTCCGCCGGGCCGCCTACCGCCGTCGATGGCCTCCGGGTGAAGGACGCCCCCCGGCGAGTTCGATGCAACGTGGCGAGCAACCCCGCCGTCCGGGACGCGGGTGGCGAGGCTGCGGCGGGGCGAGTCTCGGCGGACTGTGTCGTGGTCGGTGGAGGAATCAGCGGGCTCTGCACGGCGCAGGCACTCTCAACGAAGCATGCCGAGGCAGCGCTGGATGTCCTGGTGACGGAGGCGAAGGACCGGGTTGGCGGCAACATCACCACAGTTGAGAGGGATGGCTACCTTTGGGAGGAGGGTCCTAACAGCTTCCAGCCTTCCGATCCCGTACTCTCCATGGCG GTAGATAGTGGTTTGAAGGAAGAGCTTGTATTTGGAGATCCAAATGCTCCACGATTTGTTTTGTGGGATGGGAAATTGAGGCCAGTGCCATCCAAACTAACTGACATGCCTGTATTCGACTTGATGAGCATTGGCGGTAAGCTGAGAGCTGGATTTGGTGCTATTGGAATTCGTCCTTCCCCACCA GGACATGAGGAGTCAGTTGAAGAATTTGTGCGCCGAAATCTTGGAGACGAGGTGTTTGAGCGTCTGATAGAGCCATTCTGCTCag GTGTATATGCTGGCGATCCAGCAAAGCTTAGCATGAAGGCAGCATTTGGAAAGGTTTGGAAATTGGAACAGAATGGTGGAAGCATAATCGGTGGTACTATAAAAGCAATTCAAGAGAGGAACAAAATCCCCAAGCAACCTAGAGATCC CTGCAGGAATTTGCCAAAGCCCAAGGGACAAACTGTTGCATCTTTTAGAAAAGGACTTGCGACGCTTCCTAATGCAATTTATTCAAG GTTGGGTAACAAGGTCAAGTTATCATGGAAGCTCACGAGCATTAGAAAGCTGGATAATCAAGGGTATATCTTGATGTATGAAACACCAGAAGGATTAAAATCGGTGGAGACTAAAAGTGTTATCCTAACCATTCCATCATATGTTGCTAGCGACCTCCTTCGTCCTCTTTCA AATGATGCAGCTGAGGCTCTCTCGAAGTTCTATTATCCACCGGTTGCAGCAGTTTCTGTTTCATATCCTAAGGAAGCAATTAGAAAGGAATGTCTGATAGATGGTGAGCTTAGGGGTTTTGGTCAGTTGCATCCTCGCAGCCAAGGTGTCGAGACATTAG GAACCATATATAGCTCTTCACTTTTTCCTAATCGTGCTCCACCTGGAAGAGTGTTGCTTCTCAACTACATAGGAGGTGCTACAAATACTGGAATTGTATCGAAG GCGGAGAGCGAGCTGGTTGAAGCAGTTGACCGTGACCTCAGGAAAATCTTGATAAGCCCGAATGCCCCAGACCCAGTAGCAGTGGGCGTAAGAGTATGGCCGAAGGCCATACCGCAGTTCTTGGTCGGGCATCTGGACAGTCTTGAAGCTGCCAAGACAGCCCTCAGTCAGGAAGGATTTGATGGTTTGTTTCTCGGAGGCAACTATGTAGCAGGCGTTGCCTTGGGTCGATGCATCGAGGGAGCATACGAGAGTGCCTCCCAGGTAGCAGGTTTCTTGTCCAAGTATGCCTACAACTGA
- the LOC122010073 gene encoding protoporphyrinogen oxidase, chloroplastic-like isoform X2 gives MAAAVSIVSFSAGPPTAVDGLRVKDAPRRVRCNVASNPAVRDAGGEAAAGRVSADCVVVGGGISGLCTAQALSTKHAEAALDVLVTEAKDRVGGNITTVERDGYLWEEGPNSFQPSDPVLSMAVDSGLKEELVFGDPNAPRFVLWDGKLRPVPSKLTDMPVFDLMSIGGKLRAGFGAIGIRPSPPGHEESVEEFVRRNLGDEVFERLIEPFCSGVYAGDPAKLSMKAAFGKVWKLEQNGGSIIGGTIKAIQERNKIPKQPRDPNLPKPKGQTVASFRKGLATLPNAIYSRLGNKVKLSWKLTSIRKLDNQGYILMYETPEGLKSVETKSVILTIPSYVASDLLRPLSNDAAEALSKFYYPPVAAVSVSYPKEAIRKECLIDGELRGFGQLHPRSQGVETLGTIYSSSLFPNRAPPGRVLLLNYIGGATNTGIVSKAESELVEAVDRDLRKILISPNAPDPVAVGVRVWPKAIPQFLVGHLDSLEAAKTALSQEGFDGLFLGGNYVAGVALGRCIEGAYESASQVAGFLSKYAYN, from the exons ATGGCCGCCGCCGTTTCCATCGTGTCCTTCTCCGCCGGGCCGCCTACCGCCGTCGATGGCCTCCGGGTGAAGGACGCCCCCCGGCGAGTTCGATGCAACGTGGCGAGCAACCCCGCCGTCCGGGACGCGGGTGGCGAGGCTGCGGCGGGGCGAGTCTCGGCGGACTGTGTCGTGGTCGGTGGAGGAATCAGCGGGCTCTGCACGGCGCAGGCACTCTCAACGAAGCATGCCGAGGCAGCGCTGGATGTCCTGGTGACGGAGGCGAAGGACCGGGTTGGCGGCAACATCACCACAGTTGAGAGGGATGGCTACCTTTGGGAGGAGGGTCCTAACAGCTTCCAGCCTTCCGATCCCGTACTCTCCATGGCG GTAGATAGTGGTTTGAAGGAAGAGCTTGTATTTGGAGATCCAAATGCTCCACGATTTGTTTTGTGGGATGGGAAATTGAGGCCAGTGCCATCCAAACTAACTGACATGCCTGTATTCGACTTGATGAGCATTGGCGGTAAGCTGAGAGCTGGATTTGGTGCTATTGGAATTCGTCCTTCCCCACCA GGACATGAGGAGTCAGTTGAAGAATTTGTGCGCCGAAATCTTGGAGACGAGGTGTTTGAGCGTCTGATAGAGCCATTCTGCTCag GTGTATATGCTGGCGATCCAGCAAAGCTTAGCATGAAGGCAGCATTTGGAAAGGTTTGGAAATTGGAACAGAATGGTGGAAGCATAATCGGTGGTACTATAAAAGCAATTCAAGAGAGGAACAAAATCCCCAAGCAACCTAGAGATCC GAATTTGCCAAAGCCCAAGGGACAAACTGTTGCATCTTTTAGAAAAGGACTTGCGACGCTTCCTAATGCAATTTATTCAAG GTTGGGTAACAAGGTCAAGTTATCATGGAAGCTCACGAGCATTAGAAAGCTGGATAATCAAGGGTATATCTTGATGTATGAAACACCAGAAGGATTAAAATCGGTGGAGACTAAAAGTGTTATCCTAACCATTCCATCATATGTTGCTAGCGACCTCCTTCGTCCTCTTTCA AATGATGCAGCTGAGGCTCTCTCGAAGTTCTATTATCCACCGGTTGCAGCAGTTTCTGTTTCATATCCTAAGGAAGCAATTAGAAAGGAATGTCTGATAGATGGTGAGCTTAGGGGTTTTGGTCAGTTGCATCCTCGCAGCCAAGGTGTCGAGACATTAG GAACCATATATAGCTCTTCACTTTTTCCTAATCGTGCTCCACCTGGAAGAGTGTTGCTTCTCAACTACATAGGAGGTGCTACAAATACTGGAATTGTATCGAAG GCGGAGAGCGAGCTGGTTGAAGCAGTTGACCGTGACCTCAGGAAAATCTTGATAAGCCCGAATGCCCCAGACCCAGTAGCAGTGGGCGTAAGAGTATGGCCGAAGGCCATACCGCAGTTCTTGGTCGGGCATCTGGACAGTCTTGAAGCTGCCAAGACAGCCCTCAGTCAGGAAGGATTTGATGGTTTGTTTCTCGGAGGCAACTATGTAGCAGGCGTTGCCTTGGGTCGATGCATCGAGGGAGCATACGAGAGTGCCTCCCAGGTAGCAGGTTTCTTGTCCAAGTATGCCTACAACTGA